AACAGGAACACCCCGATCGAAGAGCCAAACACCATAATAGGTAGCCAGATCAGGACAGTTTCCTTGAAGCCGATCCAAGCACTTAGGCCGGCCAGGATCAGGGCCAGGGCGATGTTGGTGTAGCGCACGCTGCGCCGCTCGCGCAGATCGGCATCTTTGCTGAGCACGAAGCGGTGCAACACCACGAAGAGCAAGGTGGGGCCAACGATGAACTTCACCAGTGGGTTGCGGTAGATGCGATAGGTCAGCTTGCGGTGCCAGGGCAGCGCGGCGTATTCGTCTACAGTCATCGTGTAGATATCGCCGATACCGCGAAAATCCAGATCGCCTGAGGTGGCGTGGTGCTTGGCATGCGTGCGGCGCCAGTGATGGTAGGGCGTCATCGAGATCAAACCCAGCATGCCGCCCACCAGATCGTTGAGTTTGGTGGATTTGAAGAACGAGTTGTGCCCGCAATCGTGCTGGATGATGAACAAGCGCATCATGAACAGCGCGTTGAGGAAGGCTAGTGCCAGCGTGAGAAGATAATTGACGCGCAGGCTGTAATACATCAGCACCCAGATCACCAGATAAGGCACCAGGCTATTGATCAACTGCCAAACGCTCTTTTTGTGATCAGGCACCTGATAGGGCTTGATCGCATCGATCCAGGCAGGTTTGGTTTTTGGTTTTGTAGTCTGCATACAACTCCTGTCAGTGATGGTGTTTGCCACGGCGATGGGCTCGCTGTGGCACTACTTAACGTGTATCGACCGGCATGCTCAGCAAGGCGAGCAGTGTCGCCAGGCCGGCGGGATAGTAGAACAAGCCGATGCTCATGCTGGCCAGGATGGTGAGCACAATCGCGGTCGCGGCACTCAACACCGCTGCGCCGCGCCACCCGCGGCGATACAGCACTGCAGGCGCAGCGTAGAGGCCGGCGAAGATAAGCAGGATGGCGATGCCCCACCAGCCTTGCGTCTCAAACCAGCTTGGCTGGCGCACACTGAGCACACCGTCTTGCACGCTGACCTGCGTGCCCGTGGCAGTGAACAAGATGGCCAGGCTGGCTAGAGCTGCCAGGCCTGCGGCCAGCGCCAGCAAGCCGCGCGGCGCACGTGCGAGCAGTGATGACATGCTGCCATTCTACAACATGCCAGCATAAGTAATACCAGGATGGCGCGCAGCGTCAAACCTGTATGCACAATCCACGTAGTGTCCGTGAAATCATTGCGCCGACGATGGTGATCGAGGGCGCCGGGGTGCGCTTGCGCCGTTCATTTGCGCCGGCGCGCCAAAATCGCTTCGATCCCTTCCTGCTCTTTGACCACTTTGCCTTCAATGACCCGGTAGAAGGACCAATTGTAGGTTTCCCCCAGCACCCGCACCGCGGCATTGAAACTGTTACCTACATGCTGGCGGGCAATGTGCGCCATCGTGACAGTATTGGCAACGTGGGCGTGATCGGCCCGGGCGATCTGCAATGGATGACCAGTGGCCGTGGCATCTTGCACGAGGAGCTGCCAACGCGCAGCGCCAATGGTGAGGTGAACGGCTTTCAACTGTGGGTGAACTTGCCCGCGGCGCAGAAAATGGCCGCCCCGCGCTATCAGGAAGTAAGTAGTGCGCAGGTGCCGATCGTTGAGCAGGCCGGCGCCAAGGTGCGCCTGATGGCGGGCGAATTTGCTGGGCAGCGCGGCCCGATTGGTGATATTGCTATCCAGCCCTTGTACCTGGATATTACTTTGGCGCCTGATGCGCTGATCGAGGTGCCGGTCTCGGCTGGCTTGGCGGCGTATGCCTACCTATTTGAGGGCGCTGGCCAAGTGAAAGCTGAGCCTGTTTCAGCGTTGAGTATGCTCGTGCTCAGCGATGGGGATGGGCTGCGTGTGCAGGCCGCAGCCGATGGACTGCGCTTCCTGCTGATGGCCGGCCAGCCGATCGCTGAGCCGGTGGTGCCCTATGGGCCGTTTGTAATGAACACGGAGGCGGAGATTCGCCAGGTGTTCGAGGATATCCGTAGCGGAAACTTTGCCCAGCCCTGGTGAGCTAGGCTAAGGCCAGATAGGCGAGCAAAAGAAAGCCAGCCGTGAGCAGCAGCCGGCGGGCCTGCGCTGGCCATACACTGGCCTGTGGATGGTTGCGGCGCTGGTTCATAGCGGTTAGAACGTGCATGCTGAGCAGGCCCGCGGCTAGCACGGCCAAGGCCCAGGGCGAGCGTGACCAGACCAGGTAACTGGCCACCAGTAGGATCAGCCCAGCCAACATCAGCGCGTTGGCCGCCGCGGTGGAGAGTTTCTGGCGCCGCCATTGCTGCGGGCCAGCTAACAAGGCCAGTAGCCCGTACAGGGCGATGAACGGGGCTACGATGAAGCGCACAAGGTCCATAGTGAGGATTTTACGGTACTTTTTGCGTGCAACACCCGCGGCACTTTGTCGTTAGTTAACACACTACTCTCGTAATTACAGGAGGTTTGATATGAAGGTTACGAACAGACTCGGTTTCTTGCTTTTGGGTATTTGGCTGATCTTGACCGGCTTGGCGGCCTTTGGCGTTGCCTTGCCTGCCATGGTGGGTAGCGTGCTGGCCTTGGTTGCCGGCATTCTGATCTTGCTCGGGCGCTAGGCGTCCACTCCTCTCTCCGGCCGCCCACTTTCTGTGGGCGGCCTTTT
The DNA window shown above is from Anaerolineales bacterium and carries:
- a CDS encoding pirin family protein — encoded protein: MHNPRSVREIIAPTMVIEGAGVRLRRSFAPARQNRFDPFLLFDHFAFNDPVEGPIVGFPQHPHRGIETVTYMLAGNVRHRDSIGNVGVIGPGDLQWMTSGRGILHEELPTRSANGEVNGFQLWVNLPAAQKMAAPRYQEVSSAQVPIVEQAGAKVRLMAGEFAGQRGPIGDIAIQPLYLDITLAPDALIEVPVSAGLAAYAYLFEGAGQVKAEPVSALSMLVLSDGDGLRVQAAADGLRFLLMAGQPIAEPVVPYGPFVMNTEAEIRQVFEDIRSGNFAQPW
- a CDS encoding fatty acid desaturase — translated: MQTTKPKTKPAWIDAIKPYQVPDHKKSVWQLINSLVPYLVIWVLMYYSLRVNYLLTLALAFLNALFMMRLFIIQHDCGHNSFFKSTKLNDLVGGMLGLISMTPYHHWRRTHAKHHATSGDLDFRGIGDIYTMTVDEYAALPWHRKLTYRIYRNPLVKFIVGPTLLFVVLHRFVLSKDADLRERRSVRYTNIALALILAGLSAWIGFKETVLIWLPIMVFGSSIGVFLFYVQHQFEDTYWRWHEQWDYTEAALRGASFFKMNKVAQWFSGNIGFHHVHHLSPKIPNYNLERAHYENEIFHQVVTITFWSSFKTIFLHLWDEQTHKLISWTEYHRQQKQRAAGMA